The genomic window TAATTTGATTTAACAGACTAACTACAGTATTTCTTTTCTCACTACCCAAATCTGACAACTCCTCAATTAAATTATCTAAATCTAAAGCATTAAACTGACGGTTCTTGAGTAATTTTATGGTGGACTCCAACCACTCTAAATCGTCAGTTTCATAAAGGGTTTTTAAATCAATAACGCTCATTTCGTTTCCTTTGTACTATTTGACATTAAGTATTCTACCAATCATCATTTCTTCTCGGTACTCTACGAGTTTTAGTAGAACCAGATCTCGGTTCTTGCTTGGTTGATCGCTTTTTGTTTCTCTGCGGTTGTTCCGATTCCGGATCGTTTTCTAACCGACTGCTCATATCAATAAATACATCTCGCCGTAAGTAAGGATAGTCACTCACCCACACATCAAGTTCAGGAAGGTAAATATCGGTGACATTGCTAATCCGACTCATATCGGGTCGATTAGACATTACCACCATTTCAGCCCATTCTCCTGTAACGATCGCTTGGTGAGAACGTCGCAGAGGGACTTGCAACTTAGTCAGAAAACCATTTTCATCCCCAACTTCTAGAGTCAGCCTTCGCTCCCGGTTTTCCACTATCATCAATTCGCCGCGCTTATTTACTGTTTCTTCGGTGCCAACTAATTCTTCACTTATATAAACATCTAACACCTGACCGCGCCAAAAAGCGCTGTACCGGGAACTTCGGCATTCAATATTACGCAAACTCGCCCATAAAACTGGCCCCCAGAGCCAGTACATACCGCTGACAATTCCTACTAAAAGAATTATTGGTGCAAATGCCTCTCCTAACAAGCTCGTTATCAAATAAAGTAGCAATACGCTCACCAAAGAAATTAACACCCGCTTTAAAAACTCGGCTGCATTACCCCAGCAATATTTGTACTGGGCTGCTGTGGCGATGAAAGGAATGAGTTGTTCAAATTTTTTGCGCGTTAATGGGACTAGCATATAAATTTTAGATTTTGGATTTTAGATTTTAGATTGAATGGAGAATAGGGCAAGAAAAGTCAAAAGTCACTCATTCAAAATAAAAAGGGGAGTAGGAGCAGAGGAGCAGAGGAGCAGAGGAGCAGAGGAGCAGAGGAGCAGAGGAGCAGAGGAGCAATTTTCTTGACAACTGACAACTGACAACTGACAACTGACAACTGACAACTGACCACTCCCCAGTCACCTACAATATCTTTTCTAAACCATATACTAACGATTTGAGTTCGGTGACCTTGCGGATTGCCAGCAGCACTCCTGGCATATAGCAAGTGCGATCGCTCGTGTCATGTCTGAGGGTGTAAACTTGACCAGTAGCACCAAAAATCACTTCTTGGTGAGCGATCAAACCGGGTAAGCGCACACTGTGAATGCGAATACCCTCATCTGCGAGACTGCCTCTAGCGCCCGGTAATTTTTCCTCTTCTGTAACAGAAGGTGGATTGTAGGTTTTGCCCATTTCTGCGAGCATTTGAGCGGTTTTAATAGCTGTACCGCTGGGGGCGTCTGCTTTTTGATTGTGGTGGAGTTCGATAATTTCTACGTAATCAAAGTATTTCGACGCCTGGATAGCAGCTTGCTGAAGCAAAACCATGCCGATCGAGAAATTGGGGATAACCAGGCAACCAGTGCTGGCTTTATCGGCAAATTCGGCCAATTCTTCAATTTGTTTGGGGCTCAGGCCAGTGGTGCCGACGACGGGGCGGACACCGTAAGCGATCGCAGATCTGACCGAATTATAAACCGTTTTGGGGTGGGTAAAATCCAGCATAACGCCCAGCACTTTTTCCTGAGCGGCCATCGCCAGTATCGGTTCAAACTGATTGGTGATCGGAACTTCCAGCGGGCCGCATCCAGCCACTTCTCCAGCATCTTGATTGAAAAATTCTGGATTGCGGTCTATCGCACCCAGCAGCGTCATGTCAGGTGCCGCAGCAATAGCTTTGATCGCCTCGCGGCCCATTTTGCCAGCAGCACCGTTGACCACAACTGGGATAGGAGATTGATTCGGCATGATTGAAAACGGACAAGAGATTTTAGATTTTAGATTTTAGATTGAATTAGGGAATGGAGCAAGAAAAGTCAAAAGTCACTCATTCAAAAGAAAAAGGGGAAAAGGAACGAATTATTGCCCACTCCCCCTCTTCCCCTCTGCCCCTAGCCCCTAGAACACCTATTCAGTAATACTTGGCGGTGCGTTTTTAGCTTGTAGGGGCGAAGCAAACGGGAGTGAAAATCTATCGCTCTTACCCTAGATTTCCTGCCCGAATGCTTCGCCCCTACCATTACTGAATCGGTGCTAGCCCTCTATCCCAAAGGGGTTTCGTCTTCAGGATTGAAGGGCTTTTCACCGATGCCAAGTTGCTTTTTAGTGCGTTTGAGCTGTTTCCAGAGTTTCTTAACTTGTTTATAAGCTTCTTCTGGAGAGAGCTTTCCACCCGTTTCTAAAGAGCAGATAAAATTCACCCGCTGGGCGAATTCTTGCAAATTGGCGTTAAAAACCAAATTTTCTGGTTTCACTTGGCCGTAGTAGCGACTACGGGGGTACAGAAAATTGGAGCGATCGTTCATGGCTCCCTCCAGGATATTATTTAATGAAACATTCTTCTGTTATAGACCCTGTTTGTCAGGATTTGTATCCGATAGTATACGGATATTTAGTAGCTTACCTATTGCCAAATTTTCCGTTTTGCCCTTATAGCAACCGCCAAGGTAGTTAGGACATCCTAAAACGGCAGAACCAATTCACAGCAAGCATTTCACTTTTGACTTTTGAATGAGTGACTTTTGACTTTTGCTATATCTACCAGCCCCACGTTCCTGGCGCACCTTTAAACGGCCCTACAATGTCGCTGGTGATCCAGCCGCCGTAGAAATCACCGGGCTGAGGTTGCACCCTTTCACCATTAAGATAACAAACATCCATCAAACCGGGATAAAAAGCCACGTAGTCTTTGATTGGCGCAAAGGCGGGGGTGGGGTCGGGATAGAACCAGGCAGCAAAGGGCGCTTGTTTGTCACCCACGATAATTGTGTAGTAACCTGCTTGACCTTTCCACTCGCAAAAGCTGGAGCGATTTTGCCTGAGCAAGTATTCCATCTTGATGTCGCTGGGAGGAATGTAGTAATTGGGTGGATGACTGGTCTCTAAGACCCGCTTGGCTTGATGGGTATCCACAATTGCGATGCCGTTAAAAACGATCTGGATGTGCTTTGCTGAGTCTTCTAGACGCGGCGGACGCGGGTAATCCCAGACTGATTCTTGACCTGGCTCTGGTTGAATGCGCTGGCGGTTCATATCGATTTTGGATGAGAGGATTTTGGATTGGTACGGTAATCTACTAACTTACTCCCTTCCCGCCAAAAGATTATGTAGGGGCGAACGCGCAAAGCGTGCCGTAGGCATTAGCATTGCGGAATTAACGTTTCGCTAGTGAATTAAGATTAATCCCGCAATGCGATCGCTCAATTAAGTTGAGTCTGAAAGTGGATTGGATATCTTTACTGTTAGAGTAGCGGCTTTCGCAGAAAAGTAGAGATTTCGTCAACTAGCCACTCTTTTTCTGATTGCGCCAGCCAAGAACCGAAACGATGAGTACGCAAGCCTTCTACCAGGGTACAAGCCATGACTGGTTTGTCGTTTACTTCGTAATTATTGCTGAGTTCAATGCGATCGATATCCGCTGTCTTTCCTTTAACTTCATAGCTGAACCAGAATAACTTCCACTGCAACCGGAAATACTTCACCCGATCGATCTCCAACCTTGTCCGACCCGCTACACTAAACAGGATACCTCCCAACATACCCAGTCCGACAATCCAGAAGGGAATGGAAAGCAGAGGGAAAAACAAATAAGCCCCAACTGCGATCGCTCCAGCAGTCCAGAAAAATAAGAAACCGCTCCAAATTAACGCAAACCCCAACCAGGAAATGTTCTGGAATCGCCACCCAGCAGGCGGTATTTCCACCACAAGTCGTCCAAGAGTGTTTTTCAACCCGATGCGACTCCCCGCTGGCTGACGCCGCTTTTGGATGGTACTGGTATGTTCGCCGCGCAGGTTTGCTAGAGCGTCTTTCGCACAAGAAAATCTATCTTCCGGTATTGGTTCGAGCATTTTTTCCAACCAATCGGCAAACTCAGGTGAAATTTCCACCACGTCGCGAAAGTCTATTTTAAGACGATACTGGGGTAAATCGGCTGGGAATTGGTGCGTCAGCAAAAATAGTAGAGTTGTTCCCAATCCGTACAAATCCGTTGCTGGGTAAGCTTGTCCCCCAAACTGTTCCGGTGCCATGTAGCCGTATGTGCCGATGACGGTGCTACCCCGCGTTATGGTGTGGCGATAGGTGTCTTGCACCGCACCGAAATCAACTAGAAAAACTTGTCCATCTTCCCTACGGATGATATTTTGGGGTTTGATATCCCGATGGATGACTGGTGGGGTAAACTCTTGTAGGTAGATGAGAATTTCCAGAATTTGCTCAGCCAGACGCCGGACTTCGTTTTCGTTTGTATGCCAACCGCTTTCGACTAGGGATGAGAGCGATCGTCCTTCTGCCAATTCTTGAACAAGGTAAAATCGTCTATCATCAGGCGTATCGACCTGGAAATAATCTAAATATCGAGGGATACAGGGATAGTTCAGCCCAGATAAAGTCTTAGCTTCGCGATCGAACAATTCAAGCACTTTCCAGTCAGTCATGCGGCGCAACGATAACTCTTTGAGTGCCACCCGCTGATTCGTCCGCAAGTCTATGGCTTCGTAGGTTATCCCAATTCCACCTTGTCCCAATATATCTACAATTTGATATCGTTGAGCTAGAGCATCTCCTGGTTGGTGTAGCAGTTCCATTAGATTTTAGATTTTAGATTGGGCGTCAACTGCATCGGCAGTACGTGAGCGATATCCTGAAATTGTCTGTTGTTATCGTTAGTTAAATTTTTACCGCAGATGAAGACGGATGAACGCAGATAAACGCAGATATGAGAGAATTTTTAGGCCACTATGCTACTAGATATGAGAGCAGGCACTAATTGTGAAATATTTTAGCATCCTTACATATTAGGATCTAGGCGTAAGGGACGCAGAGCAGAAGGGTTGGGTGTTTGGTTCGATGGGGCGGTGGTAGCCGCCCTTGAAGACTTGTATATTTAAATACTGCTCTTTTCAGTTGCTCGCTCTATGGATCGTTTATCCTAGAAATCAAACAATGCCGGGATGAAGGGCGTATGGGTGTTACGCGATCGCTAGTTAAATTAGCCGTTGGTGGCGCAATTGTATTAGGTGGCTTGGCGTTTCCGCCATTCC from Argonema galeatum A003/A1 includes these protein-coding regions:
- the dapB gene encoding 4-hydroxy-tetrahydrodipicolinate reductase encodes the protein MPNQSPIPVVVNGAAGKMGREAIKAIAAAPDMTLLGAIDRNPEFFNQDAGEVAGCGPLEVPITNQFEPILAMAAQEKVLGVMLDFTHPKTVYNSVRSAIAYGVRPVVGTTGLSPKQIEELAEFADKASTGCLVIPNFSIGMVLLQQAAIQASKYFDYVEIIELHHNQKADAPSGTAIKTAQMLAEMGKTYNPPSVTEEEKLPGARGSLADEGIRIHSVRLPGLIAHQEVIFGATGQVYTLRHDTSDRTCYMPGVLLAIRKVTELKSLVYGLEKIL
- a CDS encoding DUF427 domain-containing protein, which produces MNRQRIQPEPGQESVWDYPRPPRLEDSAKHIQIVFNGIAIVDTHQAKRVLETSHPPNYYIPPSDIKMEYLLRQNRSSFCEWKGQAGYYTIIVGDKQAPFAAWFYPDPTPAFAPIKDYVAFYPGLMDVCYLNGERVQPQPGDFYGGWITSDIVGPFKGAPGTWGW
- a CDS encoding serine/threonine protein kinase produces the protein MELLHQPGDALAQRYQIVDILGQGGIGITYEAIDLRTNQRVALKELSLRRMTDWKVLELFDREAKTLSGLNYPCIPRYLDYFQVDTPDDRRFYLVQELAEGRSLSSLVESGWHTNENEVRRLAEQILEILIYLQEFTPPVIHRDIKPQNIIRREDGQVFLVDFGAVQDTYRHTITRGSTVIGTYGYMAPEQFGGQAYPATDLYGLGTTLLFLLTHQFPADLPQYRLKIDFRDVVEISPEFADWLEKMLEPIPEDRFSCAKDALANLRGEHTSTIQKRRQPAGSRIGLKNTLGRLVVEIPPAGWRFQNISWLGFALIWSGFLFFWTAGAIAVGAYLFFPLLSIPFWIVGLGMLGGILFSVAGRTRLEIDRVKYFRLQWKLFWFSYEVKGKTADIDRIELSNNYEVNDKPVMACTLVEGLRTHRFGSWLAQSEKEWLVDEISTFLRKPLL
- a CDS encoding phosphate ABC transporter permease, producing the protein MLVPLTRKKFEQLIPFIATAAQYKYCWGNAAEFLKRVLISLVSVLLLYLITSLLGEAFAPIILLVGIVSGMYWLWGPVLWASLRNIECRSSRYSAFWRGQVLDVYISEELVGTEETVNKRGELMIVENRERRLTLEVGDENGFLTKLQVPLRRSHQAIVTGEWAEMVVMSNRPDMSRISNVTDIYLPELDVWVSDYPYLRRDVFIDMSSRLENDPESEQPQRNKKRSTKQEPRSGSTKTRRVPRRNDDW
- a CDS encoding DUF7219 family protein: MNDRSNFLYPRSRYYGQVKPENLVFNANLQEFAQRVNFICSLETGGKLSPEEAYKQVKKLWKQLKRTKKQLGIGEKPFNPEDETPLG